In a genomic window of Anaerolineae bacterium:
- a CDS encoding phage tail sheath subtilisin-like domain-containing protein — protein MAEVITEMVLPGTYIEVRAEGLISVGGIITGRIGIAGTASRGPIMTPVSLGSYSQAKEIFGNYDPWIDGASNELTLMRALEQIFNNGATDVLAVRVKGSAPTASNVSLPDVDGDSQINIRVTDLGSWANGITAEVRTVILRERRAFNVSNEAPFGNGRTTLQLPHTNLQRRGGVSGALTAADISVRNRTTGVAYGLDPAPSAGEFSVNAATGLITFGEAQTIGHVPEVTYYRRGTEVVFTLPNGLQEVYTDIANASALQAALVNSSFLAGTIVAAPSNKALRLGTYTFAGGTDGADASTIDYQEGIALFESQDVNFVLAAGQGTAIASVLTGHCEVMENHGRERIAIMGSDLGEEVPEVLGHLSAISDDRLIFVSPGIRAVDAAASAQQRTRVEVTLPGAYAAAAVAGLLASLPVHHSPTNKALSIVGLEREFLRPQLKQLVQGRVLALERKNGFRVVRGITTDTAAFQQITTRRIVDYAKMGIRLGSLPYIGRLNNERVRKALRGTLDGFLTTMVLDEMLVSYELSVTATRADEIAGRCLVTVFLRPTFSIDFIKVTMFLE, from the coding sequence ATGGCAGAAGTGATCACTGAAATGGTTCTGCCCGGGACCTACATCGAAGTACGCGCCGAGGGGTTGATCAGCGTCGGCGGGATCATCACTGGCCGCATTGGCATCGCTGGCACCGCCTCGCGAGGGCCCATCATGACCCCGGTCAGCTTAGGGTCATACAGCCAAGCTAAGGAGATCTTCGGCAACTATGACCCTTGGATAGACGGCGCTAGCAATGAGCTAACGCTCATGCGGGCATTGGAGCAAATTTTCAACAACGGCGCTACCGATGTGCTGGCTGTGCGCGTGAAGGGCAGTGCCCCCACCGCAAGCAACGTGAGCCTGCCGGATGTGGATGGCGATTCCCAGATCAACATCCGCGTGACCGATCTGGGGTCATGGGCGAACGGCATTACTGCTGAGGTCAGGACCGTGATCCTGCGAGAGCGACGCGCGTTCAACGTGTCCAACGAGGCCCCCTTCGGCAACGGGCGAACCACCTTACAATTGCCGCACACCAACCTGCAGCGGCGAGGCGGCGTCTCAGGCGCACTGACAGCGGCGGATATCAGTGTGCGCAACCGTACCACTGGTGTCGCCTATGGATTGGATCCGGCGCCCAGCGCCGGCGAGTTCAGCGTCAACGCGGCTACGGGCCTCATCACCTTCGGCGAGGCGCAAACCATCGGCCATGTGCCGGAGGTAACCTACTACCGCCGTGGCACTGAGGTGGTCTTTACTCTGCCGAACGGGCTACAGGAGGTGTACACCGACATCGCCAACGCAAGCGCGCTCCAGGCAGCCCTGGTCAATTCGAGCTTCCTCGCCGGGACGATAGTGGCCGCTCCCAGCAATAAGGCTTTGCGCCTCGGCACCTACACCTTCGCCGGCGGCACCGATGGCGCCGATGCCAGCACAATAGACTATCAAGAGGGAATCGCCCTCTTCGAGTCGCAGGACGTGAACTTCGTGTTGGCCGCCGGGCAGGGCACGGCCATCGCCTCGGTCCTTACTGGCCACTGTGAAGTCATGGAAAACCATGGCCGCGAGCGCATCGCCATCATGGGCAGCGACTTGGGCGAAGAAGTGCCGGAGGTCCTGGGGCATCTGAGCGCTATCTCCGATGACCGCCTGATCTTCGTATCGCCCGGGATCCGGGCCGTGGACGCAGCCGCCAGCGCGCAGCAGCGCACGCGAGTGGAGGTAACGCTGCCCGGCGCTTACGCGGCCGCAGCCGTAGCCGGATTGCTAGCCTCGTTGCCAGTGCATCACAGCCCCACCAATAAGGCGCTCTCCATCGTCGGCCTCGAGCGAGAGTTCTTGCGTCCCCAGTTGAAGCAGTTGGTGCAGGGACGAGTGCTGGCACTGGAGCGGAAAAACGGATTTCGAGTCGTACGCGGGATCACCACGGACACCGCAGCTTTTCAGCAGATCACCACGCGGCGCATCGTGGACTACGCCAAGATGGGCATCCGCCTGGGCAGCTTGCCCTACATCGGCCGCCTGAACAACGAGCGGGTGCGTAAGGCCTTGCGGGGCACGCTCGATGGCTTTCTGACCACTATGGTCCTCGACGAAATGCTCGTCAGCTATGAGCTGTCGGTGACAGCCACGCGCGCCGACGAGATCGCCGGACGGTGTCTGGTGACCGTCTTCCTGCGCCCAACCTTCAGCATTGACTTCATCAAAGTCACTATGTTCCTAGAGTAG
- a CDS encoding baseplate J/gp47 family protein translates to MATFDPQPHAVIVDDLLTALTGGHVREAIRFRQDTFTYALKHPLDESRLAFVKVVGERMGSFYLFERGKDYDVAAGAIAWRNTGGKLPDVDSTFYVNYYEVGRSSPLTDRFVGSITRTLAEAFALEVALLQQAIKAAYDTGFVDTATGGALDQVVAILGLKRRSAQYATGEVTFTRAPGVVGDIEIGAGTRLRTATEPPRLFETTVAKTLRDGQLSIAVPIRATVAGQNGIAQPGEITVMVRPIAGIASVTNSEGTAQGRAAETDEELRARAKQAVGQAGRATPAAIRNALLGVPGVRSVELREDLPHEPGQVQLTVDCAETAVGEALAALEANRAAGVRFVHNLIQPEEAGGEAAVTLIAIPAEVRLWVSLNDPGAPQETVARILTAAREAISAYLDGLKVAEALAYNKLMSLAMGVTGVADVAELRIRRLDTMPPQELGAGQSLAAGAGRKITVAASALSVEIAGAPVFLDVTVQYSATAASAGDPARATRTLLLTYLDGVTGTIGLTEIWRALVSAGHIPARVEITAEYSASGASVTRALTDGAATPAPANQFKLAANERAVLRSVAANVTG, encoded by the coding sequence ATGGCGACCTTCGACCCACAACCGCATGCTGTCATCGTGGACGATCTCCTCACTGCGCTCACTGGCGGGCATGTGCGTGAGGCGATTCGCTTCCGACAGGATACGTTCACCTATGCTCTCAAACACCCACTCGATGAGTCGCGCCTGGCCTTCGTCAAGGTCGTCGGCGAGCGGATGGGCAGCTTTTACCTGTTCGAGCGGGGCAAGGACTACGACGTGGCGGCCGGCGCTATCGCCTGGCGGAATACGGGCGGCAAGCTTCCGGATGTGGATTCTACTTTTTATGTCAACTATTATGAGGTCGGCCGCAGCTCGCCCCTCACCGATCGCTTCGTAGGCAGCATCACCCGCACCCTGGCTGAGGCCTTTGCGCTGGAGGTGGCGCTGCTTCAGCAGGCGATCAAGGCCGCCTATGACACTGGCTTCGTGGACACGGCCACCGGCGGCGCGTTGGACCAGGTCGTCGCCATCCTGGGCCTGAAGCGCCGTTCAGCCCAATATGCCACCGGCGAGGTGACTTTTACCCGCGCTCCCGGCGTCGTCGGCGACATCGAGATCGGGGCCGGCACCCGGTTGCGCACCGCCACCGAGCCGCCTCGCCTCTTCGAGACCACAGTAGCCAAGACGTTACGCGACGGTCAACTGAGCATCGCCGTGCCCATCCGGGCGACCGTGGCCGGCCAGAATGGGATCGCACAGCCCGGCGAGATCACGGTCATGGTCCGCCCCATCGCCGGCATCGCCTCGGTCACCAACTCAGAGGGGACAGCCCAGGGACGAGCCGCTGAGACGGACGAAGAGCTGCGGGCGAGAGCCAAACAGGCCGTCGGGCAAGCTGGACGGGCGACGCCCGCTGCGATTCGCAACGCGCTCCTAGGCGTGCCAGGCGTGCGTTCAGTAGAGCTGCGCGAGGACCTGCCGCATGAACCGGGCCAGGTGCAATTGACCGTTGACTGCGCCGAGACCGCTGTGGGCGAAGCGCTGGCCGCGCTCGAAGCTAACCGGGCGGCCGGTGTCCGCTTCGTCCATAACCTGATCCAGCCCGAGGAGGCCGGCGGTGAAGCGGCTGTCACCCTTATCGCGATCCCGGCCGAGGTGCGGCTGTGGGTCAGCCTGAACGATCCCGGAGCGCCTCAGGAGACGGTGGCCCGCATCCTTACCGCCGCGCGCGAGGCGATCTCGGCCTACCTCGACGGGCTGAAGGTAGCCGAAGCGCTGGCCTACAACAAGCTGATGAGCCTGGCGATGGGCGTGACAGGGGTTGCCGACGTCGCCGAGCTGCGCATCCGCCGATTGGATACGATGCCGCCTCAGGAGCTAGGCGCTGGGCAGAGCCTGGCCGCCGGAGCTGGCCGGAAGATCACCGTAGCCGCCAGCGCGCTGAGCGTAGAGATCGCCGGCGCGCCGGTCTTCCTGGATGTCACAGTGCAATACAGCGCGACAGCCGCCAGCGCCGGCGATCCAGCCAGGGCGACGCGAACGTTGTTGTTGACCTATTTGGACGGAGTCACCGGCACGATCGGACTGACTGAAATTTGGCGGGCCTTAGTGAGCGCCGGACATATCCCGGCCAGGGTCGAGATCACCGCCGAGTACAGCGCGAGCGGCGCATCCGTCACCCGCGCGCTGACCGACGGTGCCGCTACGCCCGCGCCAGCCAACCAGTTCAAACTCGCCGCCAACGAGCGAGCCGTCCTGCGCTCAGTAGCGGCCAACGTAACAGGCTGA
- a CDS encoding phage baseplate assembly protein V: MSGLIDTIQAIVREELQHIYLAELGVVTELHAHESENDRNNYECSVRLRDSGLELRFVPIATPRLGLCALPNVGDLVLVQFLGGDANAPVVTARLYSERARPPIAKAGEWVYESPDSKESGIRRAFLKLPNGATLTWDDDAIRLETGATKLMINHDGEVVLESADKVTIKSAGDTVVEAQGALSIKAAGDLSLEGMNVTLKAQVNAQVEGQVGATLKGINVAIKGVTAFSAG; the protein is encoded by the coding sequence ATGAGCGGGCTGATTGATACCATCCAGGCCATCGTGCGCGAGGAGCTGCAACACATCTATCTGGCTGAGTTAGGCGTGGTAACGGAGCTGCACGCACACGAGAGCGAAAACGACCGGAATAACTACGAGTGCTCGGTCCGATTGCGGGACAGCGGTCTAGAACTACGGTTTGTGCCGATCGCTACACCGCGCCTCGGGCTATGCGCGCTTCCCAACGTGGGCGACCTAGTGCTAGTGCAATTCCTGGGCGGCGATGCGAACGCGCCGGTGGTGACAGCTCGGCTGTACAGCGAGCGGGCTCGTCCGCCTATCGCCAAAGCTGGCGAGTGGGTGTATGAGTCGCCTGACAGCAAGGAAAGTGGTATCCGCCGGGCGTTTCTGAAGCTGCCCAATGGCGCCACTCTCACCTGGGACGACGATGCCATCCGATTGGAGACCGGCGCTACCAAGTTAATGATCAACCACGACGGTGAGGTGGTATTGGAATCAGCAGACAAGGTGACCATCAAGAGCGCAGGCGACACAGTGGTAGAGGCCCAGGGCGCGCTGAGCATAAAGGCAGCTGGCGACCTATCGCTGGAAGGGATGAACGTCACCCTCAAAGCTCAGGTGAACGCCCAGGTGGAAGGGCAGGTGGGTGCCACGCTGAAGGGGATTAACGTGGCGATCAAGGGGGTTACAGCGTTCTCGGCCGGATGA
- a CDS encoding GPW/gp25 family protein, which translates to MPQEYLASDLSVYRAYLGGERERGSPDLRAVPGHVVPPDRTPQRDLANVDRIDNLRQALVNRLLARRGELADLGHPGYGSRLYELIGRPNSATQRNLAKLFVLEALSQEPRVDSKQIQVDVQPDPRDRNRVLIEIRVRPVGEDSPVALQVPFSFTG; encoded by the coding sequence ATGCCCCAGGAATATCTCGCTTCTGACCTGAGCGTGTACCGCGCCTATCTGGGCGGTGAGCGCGAGCGCGGCAGCCCCGACCTGCGCGCGGTGCCGGGACACGTCGTGCCTCCCGATCGCACGCCCCAGCGCGATCTGGCCAATGTGGATCGTATAGATAACCTGCGCCAGGCGCTGGTGAATCGCCTGCTCGCCCGGCGCGGCGAGTTAGCTGACCTGGGCCACCCAGGGTACGGCAGCCGGCTTTACGAGCTGATCGGCCGGCCTAACTCCGCCACCCAGCGTAATTTGGCCAAGCTCTTCGTGCTGGAGGCGTTGAGTCAAGAGCCGCGTGTGGACAGCAAGCAGATTCAGGTGGACGTCCAGCCCGACCCGCGCGACCGCAACCGAGTGCTGATCGAGATCCGCGTGCGCCCGGTGGGTGAGGATTCGCCTGTGGCGCTGCAGGTGCCGTTCAGCTTCACAGGATAG
- a CDS encoding DNA circularization N-terminal domain-containing protein, translating to MNIKPILDNWEIPRIETIRIVERRALAEHPIPGRQGSLYQDLGTRPATIVIAGSLAGDEMRDQFLQSVREKFQAGLPVTFTADITTATQIQYVVIEDMRFEEIAGSPDSFRYVIALRESPPPPPPGGLHDLDADLLDQALDLVSDISDLTDLLDRLSIPNFGDPTPPLRGALDQMKAALNGLSGTSIALNELFGGSE from the coding sequence ATGAACATCAAACCCATCCTCGACAACTGGGAGATCCCGCGCATCGAGACAATCCGCATCGTCGAGCGCCGCGCGCTGGCCGAGCACCCAATCCCGGGCCGACAGGGCAGCCTGTACCAAGACTTGGGCACGCGCCCGGCCACCATCGTCATCGCCGGCAGCCTGGCCGGCGACGAGATGCGCGATCAGTTCCTGCAATCCGTGCGCGAGAAGTTTCAGGCCGGCTTGCCAGTGACATTCACCGCCGATATCACCACGGCCACCCAAATCCAGTACGTCGTGATCGAGGACATGCGCTTCGAGGAGATCGCCGGTTCGCCGGACAGCTTCCGGTACGTTATCGCCCTGCGCGAGAGCCCACCCCCACCGCCGCCGGGAGGTCTTCACGACCTTGACGCCGATTTGCTCGATCAGGCACTGGACCTGGTGAGCGACATCAGCGATCTCACCGATTTGCTGGACAGGCTGAGCATCCCGAACTTCGGCGACCCAACGCCGCCGCTGCGGGGTGCGCTCGATCAGATGAAGGCCGCCCTGAACGGCCTGAGTGGGACGAGCATAGCCTTGAACGAACTGTTTGGGGGAAGCGAGTAG
- a CDS encoding homocysteine S-methyltransferase family protein, which produces MSQNLIERLRAPGVIIADGATGTMLQRAGLPIGAAPERWVWERPDKVLELHRAYVEAGAEILLTCTFGGNLPRLRQEGLDAYADEINRRAVELARQAASDRAFVAGDIGPTGELLAPLGTLSFEEAVELYRRQAMALAQAGVDLFQIETMSDLKEMRAAVEGARHAAPDTPIFATMSFDTDGRTMMGVRPQEAAELLRSLEVTAMGANCGREIEESAAAVRAMRAVAPELPAIIKPNAGLPRMEQGRPVYDLTPEALAAHARQWAAEGFRVIGGCCGTTPDHIRSIVQALHDR; this is translated from the coding sequence ATGTCCCAAAATCTGATCGAACGTTTGCGCGCCCCTGGCGTGATCATCGCAGACGGGGCGACGGGCACTATGTTGCAGCGCGCCGGCCTGCCGATCGGGGCCGCGCCGGAGCGCTGGGTATGGGAACGTCCTGATAAGGTCTTGGAGCTACACCGGGCTTACGTCGAAGCCGGCGCCGAGATCCTCTTGACCTGCACGTTCGGGGGAAACTTGCCACGGCTAAGGCAGGAGGGCCTCGACGCATATGCCGATGAGATCAACCGCCGCGCCGTAGAGCTGGCCCGCCAGGCAGCCAGCGATCGGGCGTTTGTAGCAGGCGATATCGGCCCAACAGGTGAGCTGCTGGCGCCGCTGGGCACGCTTTCCTTTGAAGAGGCTGTTGAACTCTATCGCCGACAAGCGATGGCGTTGGCCCAGGCTGGGGTAGACCTGTTCCAGATCGAGACGATGAGCGATCTGAAGGAGATGCGAGCGGCCGTGGAAGGGGCGCGTCACGCGGCACCTGATACGCCGATCTTCGCCACGATGAGCTTTGACACTGACGGACGCACAATGATGGGTGTGCGCCCTCAGGAGGCCGCGGAACTGCTCCGCTCCTTAGAGGTGACGGCGATGGGAGCCAACTGCGGCCGTGAGATTGAAGAGAGCGCTGCAGCCGTGCGCGCTATGCGCGCGGTGGCCCCTGAGCTACCGGCCATCATCAAGCCCAACGCTGGGCTGCCACGAATGGAACAGGGACGGCCGGTCTACGACCTAACACCGGAGGCGCTGGCCGCACACGCCCGCCAGTGGGCCGCTGAGGGATTTCGAGTGATCGGCGGATGTTGCGGCACAACCCCCGACCATATCCGCTCGATCGTCCAGGCGCTACATGACCGTTAG
- a CDS encoding phage tail protein, with amino-acid sequence MGKKSSIHRISLNGLATVTLLDPFDREVAYHVAHNRIVAGGQRLLADLLLGRSTQALATIAVGSGDTEPTSDDTALAAEVYRKPIAEADKQIVGGNGQPFTVRLSITLGINEPPEGDVELREIGLFDAANGLFSRTLLPIPVIKTHNFTLSVRWEIEIG; translated from the coding sequence ATGGGCAAGAAGAGCTCTATCCACCGTATCTCGCTTAACGGACTGGCAACGGTCACCTTGCTGGACCCTTTCGACCGGGAGGTGGCTTATCACGTGGCGCACAACCGTATCGTGGCGGGTGGACAGCGCCTCCTGGCCGATCTGCTGCTGGGCCGCTCCACCCAGGCACTGGCGACTATAGCCGTAGGCAGCGGTGATACGGAGCCGACCTCGGACGACACCGCGTTAGCCGCTGAGGTCTATCGGAAGCCCATCGCCGAGGCTGACAAGCAGATCGTGGGCGGCAATGGCCAGCCATTTACTGTGCGCCTAAGCATTACCCTAGGCATCAACGAGCCGCCGGAGGGCGACGTGGAGTTGCGCGAGATCGGCCTGTTCGACGCCGCTAACGGCCTGTTCAGCCGGACACTATTGCCAATCCCGGTGATCAAAACCCATAATTTCACCCTCAGCGTGCGCTGGGAGATCGAGATCGGATAG
- a CDS encoding class II fumarate hydratase — translation MAILMRVERDSLGEVHVPAEALYGAQTQRAVENFPISGLRFPRTFLRALGLIKAAAAKVNSELGLLDAEKARFIEQAAQEVADGRWDDQFPIDIFQTGSGTSTNMNANEVIANRALQLMGEAIGSKAIHPNDHVNMGQSSNDVIPAAIHVAAYLEVAESLLPALRHLHQVLVRKATETDDIIKTGRTHLMDATPIRMGQEISGWAAQIEKGIARIEAVLPRLAELAIGGTAVGTGLNAHPEFGRRVAAVLAEWTRLPFVETSNHFEAQAAQDTAVELSGQLKVVATSLMKIANDLRWMNSGPQAGLAEIVLPGLQPGSSIMPGKINPVIPEAVTMVCAQVFGNDLTITIGGQSGNFELNVMLPVIAYNLLQSITLLANAARLLADKAIAGFTVNRERTIDLVERNPILVTALNPVIGYDKAAQIARRAYAEGRRLKEVAAEMTDLSPAELDRLLDPRALTEGGIQR, via the coding sequence ATGGCCATTCTGATGCGCGTGGAACGGGATTCCCTGGGTGAAGTGCACGTGCCAGCCGAAGCGTTGTATGGCGCTCAAACCCAGCGCGCCGTGGAGAACTTCCCCATCAGCGGGCTGCGTTTCCCACGTACCTTCCTTCGGGCGCTGGGGCTTATCAAGGCGGCCGCCGCCAAGGTCAACAGCGAGTTAGGGCTGCTGGATGCCGAGAAAGCGCGCTTCATCGAGCAAGCGGCACAAGAAGTGGCGGATGGACGTTGGGATGATCAGTTCCCCATTGACATCTTTCAGACCGGCTCTGGCACGTCCACCAACATGAACGCGAACGAGGTGATCGCTAATCGGGCCTTACAGTTGATGGGAGAGGCGATCGGCTCGAAGGCGATTCACCCTAACGATCACGTGAACATGGGGCAGTCGTCTAATGATGTCATCCCGGCCGCGATTCACGTAGCGGCTTACCTGGAGGTGGCGGAGTCGCTGCTGCCAGCTCTGCGACATCTGCATCAGGTGCTCGTACGGAAAGCCACCGAGACTGATGACATAATCAAAACCGGGCGCACCCACCTGATGGACGCGACCCCTATCCGCATGGGACAGGAGATCAGCGGCTGGGCAGCGCAGATCGAAAAGGGGATCGCCCGGATTGAGGCAGTCTTGCCACGCCTGGCGGAGCTGGCTATCGGCGGGACGGCAGTGGGGACTGGGCTAAACGCCCATCCGGAGTTCGGGCGGCGCGTGGCAGCTGTGTTAGCCGAGTGGACTAGATTGCCCTTCGTGGAGACAAGCAATCATTTTGAGGCGCAAGCCGCGCAGGACACGGCCGTCGAGCTGAGTGGACAGCTCAAGGTGGTGGCCACATCGTTGATGAAGATCGCCAATGACTTGCGTTGGATGAATTCCGGCCCACAGGCGGGGCTAGCCGAGATCGTCCTGCCCGGCTTGCAGCCTGGCTCCTCGATCATGCCGGGCAAAATCAACCCTGTGATCCCAGAGGCGGTGACGATGGTGTGCGCTCAGGTGTTCGGCAATGACCTCACCATCACCATCGGAGGGCAATCGGGCAATTTCGAGCTCAACGTGATGTTGCCGGTGATCGCCTACAACCTGTTGCAGTCCATCACGCTGCTAGCCAACGCGGCGCGTTTGTTGGCAGATAAGGCAATCGCCGGCTTCACCGTCAACCGCGAGCGCACCATTGACCTGGTAGAACGAAATCCGATCCTCGTGACAGCGCTCAACCCGGTGATCGGCTACGATAAGGCGGCCCAGATCGCCAGGCGCGCGTATGCTGAGGGGCGTCGTCTGAAGGAGGTAGCTGCGGAAATGACCGATCTCAGTCCGGCGGAGCTGGACCGGCTGTTAGATCCTCGTGCCTTGACTGAGGGCGGCATCCAGCGCTGA
- a CDS encoding amino acid ABC transporter ATP-binding protein, which yields MIRIRNLHKSFGHVHALRGVNLDVARGEVVVIIGPSGSGKSTLLRCINHLETPTSGEVIVDGVSITDRRTNLNALRAEVGMVFQSFNLFPHLTALENIALAQRVVRKRSRQEAEEIARGLLAKVGIPEKANAYPGQLSGGQQQRVAIARALAMQPKIMLFDEPTSALDPEMIKEVLDVMLDLAREGMTMVVVSHEMGFARNAANRIVFMDEGQIIEEAPPNELFAHPRQERTRLFLSKILH from the coding sequence ATCATCCGAATTCGCAACCTGCACAAATCATTTGGGCATGTCCATGCCCTGCGCGGCGTCAATCTGGATGTAGCGCGCGGGGAGGTGGTAGTCATCATTGGCCCTAGCGGATCAGGTAAATCCACGCTGTTACGCTGCATTAACCACCTAGAAACGCCCACCTCGGGCGAGGTCATTGTGGATGGTGTTTCCATCACCGATCGCCGCACTAACCTCAACGCGTTGCGCGCCGAAGTGGGGATGGTGTTCCAGTCGTTCAACCTCTTTCCCCATCTGACCGCGCTGGAGAACATCGCCTTAGCACAGCGGGTGGTGCGCAAGCGCTCACGCCAAGAGGCAGAAGAAATCGCCCGCGGCCTGCTGGCGAAAGTCGGAATCCCGGAGAAGGCAAACGCTTATCCAGGCCAGCTCTCCGGTGGCCAGCAACAGCGCGTGGCCATTGCTCGCGCCCTGGCGATGCAGCCCAAGATTATGCTGTTTGACGAGCCTACCAGCGCGCTCGATCCAGAGATGATTAAGGAAGTGCTGGATGTGATGCTGGACCTGGCCCGTGAGGGGATGACTATGGTGGTAGTGAGCCATGAGATGGGCTTCGCCCGCAACGCGGCCAACCGCATCGTCTTTATGGACGAGGGTCAGATCATCGAAGAGGCCCCGCCGAATGAATTGTTTGCCCATCCACGTCAGGAGCGTACCAGGCTGTTCCTGAGCAAGATCCTGCATTAA
- a CDS encoding SH3 domain-containing protein, with amino-acid sequence MAQTVDRIVQQVIEHVQAVLQEDLPADLRALVRMGAYVPGLLNQLPFITIAAKAGTARALGLGRTISLKRALVEGAPLDLGYITGEASECRFTLSLWSVTRPQLERLRAAVEGIAWTRRERVWEAPAGTLNRTSFPRCRLTEAPASLAVPLAPAPPRITIRGNNVNLRAGPGNDFPSLAQAANGDQFELLGRNPDATWVQCLAAQPMWIAADFVETSIPLPNVPLAEDIPTRAHPHRAATSGGEDDQLISRLTRSAGIDAGAAILAAAAVPVTTVWRLDLTYIAYLEATQEPITSAGGLIEELYITRHLLGEDAILDTERTRRFADREESVEEA; translated from the coding sequence ATGGCGCAAACCGTCGATCGGATCGTGCAACAGGTTATCGAGCATGTACAGGCCGTCTTACAGGAGGACCTGCCGGCCGATTTGCGCGCGCTGGTTCGGATGGGCGCCTATGTGCCCGGCTTGCTCAATCAATTGCCGTTCATCACCATCGCTGCCAAGGCCGGCACGGCACGGGCTCTCGGGTTGGGGCGCACCATATCCCTAAAGCGCGCCTTGGTGGAAGGGGCTCCCTTGGACCTCGGCTACATCACTGGCGAGGCCAGCGAATGCCGCTTCACCCTTAGCCTCTGGTCCGTCACCCGCCCGCAACTGGAGCGACTGCGCGCGGCGGTGGAGGGCATCGCCTGGACGCGCCGCGAGCGCGTGTGGGAGGCCCCGGCGGGCACGCTGAACCGGACGAGCTTTCCGCGTTGCCGGCTGACTGAGGCGCCCGCAAGCCTGGCTGTGCCGCTCGCCCCCGCACCGCCGCGGATCACTATCCGCGGCAACAACGTGAACCTGCGAGCTGGGCCTGGTAACGATTTCCCCAGCCTGGCCCAGGCTGCCAATGGCGACCAATTCGAGCTATTAGGCCGTAATCCGGACGCCACCTGGGTGCAGTGCCTGGCAGCGCAGCCCATGTGGATCGCAGCCGACTTCGTGGAGACTTCCATCCCCCTCCCCAACGTGCCGCTGGCTGAGGATATCCCCACCCGCGCTCATCCTCACCGCGCGGCCACCTCCGGAGGCGAAGACGACCAACTGATCTCGAGACTGACGCGCTCGGCTGGGATCGACGCTGGGGCCGCGATCCTAGCCGCTGCCGCCGTGCCCGTCACCACCGTATGGCGACTGGACCTCACGTACATCGCCTATCTAGAGGCCACGCAGGAACCGATCACATCGGCCGGCGGGCTCATCGAGGAGCTGTACATCACCCGCCACCTGCTGGGCGAAGACGCCATTTTGGATACAGAACGGACCCGTCGCTTCGCCGATCGCGAGGAAAGCGTGGAAGAAGCATGA
- a CDS encoding amino acid ABC transporter permease, protein MVSEASEPDGSVGTTLKARSRGLVQPLWRARLDLARIPWWAVIVAIIGLYVGLGILASPRYREVFRFIIPGLRVTLQATFAAYGLALVIGLVVGLMRVSRNPVLYALSTLYVEIIRGIPMLVILLYAGFVISPRLRDTTAGAITLSDLQEAILGLAIGYGAYLAEVYRAGIESIHRGQMEAARSLGMTYMQAMRYVVLPQAIRVILPPLGNDFIAMLKDSSLVAVLAIPDLLQMGRLYISRTFRAFEGYNSVALLYLAMTLLLSLLVRWIERRWSLHGR, encoded by the coding sequence ATGGTGTCAGAAGCGAGCGAGCCGGATGGATCTGTGGGTACGACGCTCAAGGCGCGATCGCGGGGGCTGGTTCAGCCCCTTTGGAGAGCACGCTTAGACCTGGCCCGCATCCCCTGGTGGGCGGTCATTGTCGCCATCATCGGCCTCTATGTGGGCCTAGGCATCCTCGCTTCTCCTCGCTATCGGGAGGTTTTCCGGTTTATCATACCTGGGCTACGAGTGACCTTGCAGGCCACCTTCGCGGCGTATGGATTGGCCCTCGTCATCGGATTGGTGGTCGGGCTAATGCGGGTATCCCGTAATCCGGTGCTATACGCGCTTTCCACGCTGTATGTGGAGATCATTCGAGGCATCCCCATGCTGGTGATCCTGCTCTATGCCGGCTTCGTCATCTCGCCGCGGCTGCGCGACACCACCGCAGGCGCGATCACCCTGTCCGATCTCCAGGAGGCGATCCTGGGCCTGGCTATCGGCTATGGCGCATATCTGGCCGAGGTATATCGCGCCGGGATCGAGTCTATCCACCGCGGTCAGATGGAGGCGGCCCGTAGCCTGGGCATGACCTATATGCAAGCGATGCGCTATGTGGTGCTGCCGCAGGCCATCCGGGTGATCCTGCCGCCGCTGGGCAACGACTTCATCGCCATGCTCAAAGACTCCTCGCTCGTGGCCGTTTTGGCGATCCCTGATCTCTTGCAGATGGGCCGGCTTTACATCTCGCGCACCTTCCGCGCGTTTGAGGGATATAATTCGGTAGCTTTGCTGTACTTGGCGATGACACTCCTGCTCTCGCTGTTAGTGCGCTGGATCGAGAGGAGATGGAGCCTTCATGGTCGATAG